A stretch of the Mycobacterium sp. ITM-2016-00317 genome encodes the following:
- a CDS encoding glutamate synthase-related protein: MTIETGRTLRVASLSELPDNTPYAIVAAGVDVVLVRRGDDVSALYGRCAHRGALLSDGRVEGDLVVCGVHGWRYEIDSGVSPVNPAMALATFPTWVSDGAVYVDESAIAEFARSNPQTYADDGYQGRWISASDTAEEPFVTQIHELAAHGLSRVGRHGPTAAMGVPRELLPSWDSIQVLTAQLARLPLTDDEPVSTTTVIGPNAARPLVLDIPLFISDMSFGALSQEAKTALAAGAELAGTGICSGEGGMLPEEQQENSKYFYELASGLFGWSFEHMSKVQAFHFKGGQGAKTGTGGHLPGPKVVGRIAEVRGLPPGTAAISPARFPEWTSLDQFRDFAAQVRDVSGGIPVGYKMSAQHIERDIDAALEIGVDYLILDGRGGGTGAAPTLFRDNISVPTIPALSRARRHLDKAGERHVTLAVTGGMRTPADMVKALALGADAIGLSNAALQAIGCVGMRACNTNTCPAGIATQDPRLRARLPVSAAAERLNRFLRATVDLMVVLARACGHQRLADFELDDLVTFDRDFAYLSGVPFAGAIPL; this comes from the coding sequence GTGACAATTGAAACAGGCAGAACACTGCGCGTCGCCTCGCTATCCGAACTCCCCGACAACACCCCGTATGCGATCGTCGCGGCAGGTGTCGACGTCGTGCTGGTCCGTCGCGGCGACGACGTCTCGGCGTTGTACGGCCGGTGTGCGCACCGCGGGGCGCTTCTGTCGGACGGCCGCGTTGAGGGCGACCTCGTGGTGTGCGGCGTCCACGGGTGGCGCTACGAGATCGATTCCGGCGTGTCGCCGGTCAACCCCGCAATGGCATTGGCCACCTTCCCCACGTGGGTGTCCGACGGCGCCGTGTACGTCGACGAGTCGGCCATCGCCGAGTTCGCGCGCAGCAATCCGCAGACCTACGCCGACGATGGCTACCAGGGCAGGTGGATCAGCGCATCCGATACCGCCGAGGAACCGTTCGTCACACAGATTCACGAACTGGCGGCACATGGATTGAGCAGAGTCGGCCGGCATGGTCCGACGGCGGCCATGGGCGTGCCACGCGAGCTCCTGCCGTCGTGGGATTCGATCCAAGTGCTCACCGCGCAGCTCGCCCGGCTGCCGCTGACCGACGACGAACCGGTGAGCACCACGACGGTCATCGGCCCGAACGCGGCACGTCCACTGGTGCTCGACATTCCGTTGTTCATCAGCGACATGAGCTTCGGCGCTCTTTCCCAGGAAGCCAAGACCGCGCTCGCGGCGGGTGCCGAACTTGCTGGGACGGGAATCTGTTCGGGTGAGGGCGGCATGCTTCCCGAAGAGCAGCAAGAGAATTCGAAGTACTTCTACGAGCTGGCATCCGGCCTGTTCGGCTGGAGCTTCGAGCACATGAGCAAAGTCCAAGCCTTCCACTTCAAGGGGGGCCAGGGGGCCAAGACCGGTACCGGTGGACACCTCCCCGGCCCCAAGGTGGTGGGCCGGATCGCCGAGGTCCGGGGCCTTCCCCCGGGCACGGCGGCGATCTCCCCGGCACGGTTTCCCGAATGGACGTCCCTCGACCAATTCCGAGATTTCGCCGCGCAGGTCCGTGACGTCTCCGGCGGAATCCCGGTCGGCTACAAGATGAGTGCGCAGCACATCGAGCGTGATATCGATGCCGCGCTCGAGATCGGCGTGGATTACCTCATCCTCGACGGCCGCGGCGGCGGCACCGGTGCAGCGCCCACGCTGTTCCGGGACAACATATCGGTGCCCACGATCCCCGCACTGTCACGTGCCCGGCGGCATCTGGACAAGGCGGGCGAACGCCACGTGACGCTCGCCGTCACGGGGGGCATGCGCACACCGGCGGACATGGTCAAAGCGCTGGCGTTGGGCGCCGACGCCATCGGTCTCTCGAACGCGGCGCTCCAGGCAATCGGCTGCGTCGGGATGCGCGCATGCAACACCAACACCTGCCCGGCCGGCATCGCCACGCAAGATCCACGCCTACGGGCCCGGCTTCCTGTGAGCGCAGCAGCAGAGCGGTTGAACCGGTTCCTGCGGGCGACCGTCGACCTGATGGTGGTCCTTGCCCGGGCGTGCGGGCACCAGCGTCTTGCCGACTTCGAACTCGACGACCTCGTCACCTTCGACCGAGACTTCGCCTATCTGAGCGGGGTCCCTTTTGCAGGAGCTATTCCGCTGTGA
- a CDS encoding dihydrofolate reductase family protein, with protein sequence MPRTRVHNLNVSLDGYAAGDHVSFDHPIGDAGQLFEQFDGRVIHGVDKVQDPITVDRALTSMWSQGIGAEIMGRRKFGPHTGEWPDDGWQGWWGDEPPFHTPVFVMTHYEHPPIEFANGTSFHFVSGSAKDVLRLAQDAAGGRDVRLGGGPSTVRQFLEADLVDFMHLVIVPVVLGHGVALWDGLGDLRGRFVVESVATPSGLAHQFFNRVANL encoded by the coding sequence ATGCCGCGCACCCGGGTCCACAACCTCAATGTCTCTCTGGACGGTTATGCCGCCGGCGACCACGTGTCTTTTGACCATCCGATCGGTGATGCTGGGCAGCTTTTCGAGCAGTTCGACGGTCGTGTCATCCATGGAGTCGACAAGGTGCAAGACCCTATTACCGTCGACCGCGCGCTGACCAGTATGTGGAGTCAGGGCATCGGCGCCGAGATCATGGGCAGGCGAAAATTCGGCCCTCACACCGGTGAATGGCCGGACGACGGATGGCAGGGATGGTGGGGAGACGAGCCGCCGTTTCACACGCCGGTTTTCGTCATGACCCATTACGAGCATCCGCCGATTGAGTTCGCCAACGGAACGAGCTTCCATTTCGTCAGCGGGTCGGCGAAAGACGTTCTGCGCCTTGCCCAAGATGCGGCCGGCGGTCGCGATGTCCGCCTCGGCGGTGGGCCATCGACTGTGCGTCAGTTCCTTGAAGCCGATCTGGTGGATTTCATGCACCTGGTGATCGTGCCCGTAGTGCTAGGGCACGGCGTTGCTCTGTGGGACGGACTGGGCGATCTGCGGGGGAGGTTCGTCGTCGAGTCCGTCGCCACCCCGAGCGGCCTCGCCCATCAATTCTTCAACCGCGTAGCGAACCTGTAA
- a CDS encoding PucR family transcriptional regulator — protein MHSRSECLPGIAACLADLDAIAAAYVRQVRTLTGYADSIVDDDDLHRTARTTLRLLFEMIQGEDRLAELQEYSERIGRRRALQQVPLESLLRAVRMDFPFIWEALSARTDGGAAALSEAVAWIWSAVERHTTNVQAGYLDEMSRVNAELELERTFLLRQLLSEDTGDPQLHRQAAAALGLPADGEYLVVVSGDLHPNEFGRLIRNCTPRVVLLRLEGVEFAILLVDALTREAEQLLLTIPAGVSVPATGLSEVAGMWRLARELSTWAEPGRAATLERHWDKIAAHRLGAIGTAYAKKTLADLTSMPPRDREALTDTLRIYLDTGSIAETAGRLYCHRHTVINRLARVNSSTGLDPAIPRDAGALHLLLAIEAAGRVHE, from the coding sequence GTGCACAGTCGGAGTGAGTGCCTTCCCGGGATAGCGGCCTGCCTGGCAGACCTGGACGCCATCGCCGCCGCCTATGTTCGGCAAGTCCGCACTCTGACCGGCTACGCAGATTCCATCGTCGACGACGACGATCTCCACCGCACCGCGCGCACGACCTTGCGCCTGCTGTTCGAGATGATCCAGGGCGAGGACCGGTTGGCGGAACTGCAGGAGTATTCCGAACGCATCGGACGCCGACGTGCTCTTCAGCAGGTTCCGCTCGAATCGCTCCTACGGGCGGTACGGATGGATTTCCCCTTTATCTGGGAGGCTCTTTCGGCACGCACCGACGGCGGCGCGGCCGCCCTCTCAGAGGCGGTGGCCTGGATTTGGAGCGCCGTGGAGCGACACACCACCAATGTGCAAGCCGGCTACCTCGACGAGATGTCGAGAGTCAACGCCGAACTCGAGCTCGAACGAACCTTTCTGCTCCGGCAGTTGCTCAGCGAAGACACCGGTGACCCGCAGCTACACCGCCAGGCGGCCGCGGCACTCGGATTGCCAGCCGACGGCGAGTACCTTGTTGTCGTTTCGGGTGACCTGCACCCCAACGAGTTCGGCCGATTGATCCGCAACTGCACCCCGCGGGTGGTGTTGCTACGCCTCGAGGGTGTCGAATTCGCCATTCTGCTTGTCGATGCGCTGACCCGGGAGGCAGAACAGCTACTGCTCACCATCCCGGCCGGGGTTTCCGTCCCCGCCACCGGACTTTCCGAAGTCGCCGGCATGTGGCGCCTTGCGCGCGAGCTGTCCACCTGGGCCGAGCCCGGCCGTGCCGCGACCCTCGAACGGCATTGGGACAAGATCGCCGCGCACCGGCTCGGCGCTATCGGGACGGCCTATGCAAAGAAGACGCTCGCCGATCTGACATCGATGCCGCCGCGCGATCGGGAAGCGTTGACCGATACGTTGCGCATCTACCTCGACACGGGTTCGATCGCCGAAACGGCCGGGCGGCTCTATTGCCATCGCCACACGGTCATCAACCGGTTGGCTCGGGTCAACAGCAGTACCGGGCTCGATCCAGCAATTCCCCGCGACGCCGGCGCCCTGCACTTATTGCTGGCCATCGAAGCTGCCGGCCGAGTTCACGAGTGA